The DNA sequence ATGTCTATATCAATGGAGCTATTATGGCATATAAATCATTGTTTTTTTAAGTTTTGTTAAGTTTTATTTTTGCCTATTATTAAAACTTCTAAACAAAGAAATGAGGTGAGGCCAATGCACTAAATAGTCCGGGTTAACACATTTAGTATCTCGTCAAACGCATAACAGAGAATTGCATCACCGCAGTTTTAAGCTGTAGAAAGGAGAGTTTATGACACGCACGTTGACTTCTTTTCTCGCAAGCGTATTACTGGTACTTGCATCGGGTGATTTATTTGCCCAGCAGAACGGATGGGGTCTCGGTGGATTTGCCAATTACCACGTACCTCTGTCCAATTTGCGGGACCGCTACGACCAGGCGGGGAAATACGGCATAAATGTGAACTATGTGGCCAGCGACCTCGTAACCGTTGAAGTGGAATACCACTATTCCAAATTCGACAACGGGAAACTCGCGTCCAAACCGTTTATATACCCGGTTGACGGTCTCGAATACACCAGCCCCAATGCTTCATCGACAATGACATTCAACAGCGTAGCCGTAAACGCGCTCGTCTTTGTGGGCGAAGAGAATCGGCAACACGGATTTCGGGCAAAAGACTATCGCCATTACATAGCCCTCGGCGGTGGTTTTTTCCGCTATAACGCCGAAAACAGCAACCTGGTGTGGCCGGCTCAAACCAGCGATCCAATCGACTTAAATACCGTAATGGATCCGCAAATCGACAAACGCACCACCATAGCACTCACCACGGGTGCGGGTATGGAGGCATTTGTCACCGATAATATCAGTCTGGATGTGCGCGGGCGCTTAAACTTTGTCGTGGGAGAATTGAGACCCATGCTCTTTTACGAGTTGGAACGCGCTCGCCCGTTAATGTTCTTCGATATAGGAGCCGGAGTTAAGTTTTATTTCTGGCGTTAACCCATTCACCCTTTAAGGAGGTCGTGCTATGAAGCACAGACTGTTGTTTTTCAGTTTTCTGACTGTTGGTTTCCTGCTTGCCGGAACCGGCGACCTGTGGGCGGGTAGCACGGGTAAGATCAACGGGGTTGTGCGAGATAACAGCGGACAACCACTGCCGGGAGCCAACGTAGTGATCAAAGGCACTCAGCGCGGCGCTGTCACCGATGCCGATGGGTATTACGCAATTATCCAGGCAGACCCGGGGCGCGTCACCCTTACCGGATCGCTCGTCGGTTATGAGACCGTCCAGGTTCAGGACGTACTGATCATCGTCGATCAGACCGTCACCGTGAATTTCTCGCTCAAAGAAGCCGCTGTAGAACTCGGCGAACTGGTCGTCGTGGCCGACCGTCCACTCGTGGAACCAGACAAAACCACGAGTAAATACACCGTAACCGTCGAAGAAACCGAACGCCTTTTGAGCATCGTGCGCAACACATCCGAGCTTTTGCAATTGCAGCCCGGCGTGGCAGTAGATGGTAGCAACCGCTTGCGCGGCAGCCGAGTCGGCGGCCCCGGATCTGGTTACAGCGATGTTGTATGGGGCAGTGACGTGGCCTATATGGTCGATGGCATACGGATAAACTACAACGATGGCCGCGGTGCTGGCGGGCAGTTCCGAACCGTGAACCGCGGGGCAATTCAAGAGTTGTCCGTACTCACCGGTGTAACACCCGCCGAATTTGGCAACGCCCAGGCCGGTGTGGTACAAATCGTGACAAAAGACGGCGGCAATCAGTACAATGGCTGGGGCGAATTTCGCTATGAGCCTGCCGGGAAAAAGCACTGGGGTATGAATGTCTATGACGCCCCCCAACATCAGGACAAAATGCAGTGGGACAATCCCAACTGGCTGACGGAACGGCGCCCCGATCTGGGTTTGAACAACCAGACACTGACAGAATTAGCTGGCGAACCCCTGCATATTCGAGAGGACTACACAGAAGTCAGCGGTTGGGATGCAGAGGCAAATCTCTCGGGTCCCATTGGCACCAATGTCTCCTTTGTCGCCACGGCAAAACACGGCCGTTTAGCCAATCGCTATCCGGGATCCAAGCAGACGGGATTTTACAACGACCTCAACAGATTTATCCCCACGGGACCGGACAACCTGACGCTTTCCGGCAGCTTCACCTTTAGACCAAGCCCAAATCTGAAGCTCAAATTAGGTGGGCTTTACCAGGGATATGAATACTGGTCAGACGGCGTGGCCGATCCCTATATCCGCACGGCAGATTCGCTTCCGGGCG is a window from the Gemmatimonadota bacterium genome containing:
- a CDS encoding outer membrane beta-barrel protein; translated protein: MTRTLTSFLASVLLVLASGDLFAQQNGWGLGGFANYHVPLSNLRDRYDQAGKYGINVNYVASDLVTVEVEYHYSKFDNGKLASKPFIYPVDGLEYTSPNASSTMTFNSVAVNALVFVGEENRQHGFRAKDYRHYIALGGGFFRYNAENSNLVWPAQTSDPIDLNTVMDPQIDKRTTIALTTGAGMEAFVTDNISLDVRGRLNFVVGELRPMLFYELERARPLMFFDIGAGVKFYFWR